The Nomascus leucogenys isolate Asia chromosome 21, Asia_NLE_v1, whole genome shotgun sequence genomic sequence ATGGATGGATGTTTGGGTTTTTCCCACCTTTCTGCTCTTGTGAATAGTTCTGCTGTGAAGCATATGCAAGTATTTGTTTGAGAGtccttgttttttattcttttgagtatGATACCCACAAGTATTGCTGGGTAACTCcacatttagctttttaaatttatttattttttgagacagagtcttacactgtcacccaggctggagtgcaatggcgcgatctcggctcaatacaacctccgcctcccgggttcaagcgattctcctgcctcagcctcctgagaagctgaggtgcctgccaccacgcccagctaatgttttttgtatttctagtagagatggggtttcaccatgttggccaggctgctcttgcactcctgacctcaggtggttcacctgcctcggcatcccaaagtgctaagattacaggcgtgaaccaccatgccctgcccatgtttaacttttttgtttgtttgttttgagacggagtcttgctctgtcaccaggctggagtgcagtggcgcaatttcggctcactgtaccatccgcctcccgggttcaagcgactctcctgcctcagcttcctgagtagctgggactacaggcacgcgccaccacgcctggctaatttttgtattttagtagacacggggtttcaccatgttggccaggatgtctcgatctcttgacctcgtgatccgcccacctcggcctcccaaagtgtgggattacaggcgtgagccactgctcctggcccgtgtttaactttttgaggaacgaATATACTGTTTTCTGCAGAAGCTGGACCATTTTACGTTCTACCAATGGTGTGCAAGGGTTTCATCTTCTCCACATCCCAACActtactttccattttttaattacaGCTATCCCAGTGGGTGGGAGGTGGTAACCCATTGTAGCACTGATtggcattttcctaatgattcaTGATATCaaacatctttccatgtgctttttggccatttgtatatctttggagatTGAAGTCCTTTGCGCATTGTTTAATTgtgttgtcttttttattgttaagagagtcctttatatattctggatgctaGATCCTTATCAGacacatgatttgcaaatattttctgccagtctgtagattgtcttttttactttgttgatgATGTCTTTTGATGCATAGAAGTTttgattttgatgaaatccagtttatctatttattttctcacttttttggaATCATATCTGAGAAATGGTATTGTTTTACTCCTGTTTTCttataagagttttatagtttaaagcttttacatttagttctttgatccattttgagttaatttttgagtGTCCTGTAAGGTAGGGATccagcttcattttcttttatgtggATATgtaattgttccagcaccatttttaaaaaaaaaactgtggtcTTGGCATtgttgttgaaaatcagttggccataGGTGATGGGttgtttctggattctcaattctattccattgttatatatatatccttGTGCTTGCACTataatgttttggttactgtagctttgtagtaagttttgaaattaggaagtgtgaaTGCAGCACATAGTAGACACTTCATATATGCGTATTACTGTTTTGGTcaactcattcattcactgaatgaccaatttattcaacaaatagtttaGTCTCCTCAGTGCCAGGCCCTTGTCTGGGTTCTGTGGatgtgaaaacaaattaaaataaggtGGAGTCATCCAACAGTTACAACTGGGTGCCATACGAGTTTTACTACAAATATGCACTGGACACTAACTGACTCAGCTGTAGGAACAGAGCAGGCTGGGAAGCACCTCGGAGATGAGGTTGTCTGGATGTAGAGTCTGTTTCTGGCAGCAGAGACCAGGAGTGTGGGAGGCCTGCTTGCTCTGTTAGGGTTTGAACTGTATCCTGACGATCATGGGAGGCATTGGAGGATTTTTAGGCAGGAAAATGATGTGAAGGGATTTGCATTTAAAAGAGAttatttggggctgggcacagtggctcacgcctgtaattccagcactttgggaggcctagacaggcGGGTCACCTGGggtggggagtttgagagcagcctgccaaaatggtgaaatcccatctctactaaaaattcaaaaattagccggatgtggtggtgcacctgtaatcccagctactcaggaggctgaggcagatgaattgcttgaacccgggaggggaggttgctgtgagctgagatcgcaccactgcactccagcctgggtaacagagtaagactccatctcaaaccaaaataaataaataaataaataaataaataaataaataagagaataaaatagataatttggGCAACAGGTTGGTGTTAATTCTCCacctttgttcttctccttcagtaCTGTGTTGGCTGGTCTGAAtcttttgccttttcatataaatttctGAAAGTGTTGCTATCTGTTGTctgcctgttttatttttgttgttgttgtttggggttttttttttttttttgagacagagtcttgccctgtcacccaggctggagtgcagtggtgtgatctcagctcactgcaacctcccactcccaggttcaagcgattctcttgcctcaccctcctgagtagctgggattacaggcatgcgccaccacgcccagctaatttttgtatttttaatagagatgggggtttcaccatgttggtcaggctggtctcgaactcctgacctcatgatccacctgcctcggcctcccaaagtgctgggattacaggcatgagccaccgtgtccggcttcTCTGCCTGTTTTTTAAGACTTTTGTCTTTGGAGTTTTGCGGTTTCTCCATTGTggttttccatatgaatttccttttatttcttctgcttaaaatTTGTAGGCCagttggtcatggtggctcacgcctataatcccagcaccttgggaggccgggtgggcagatcgcctgaggtcaggagtttgagaccagcctgaccaacatggagaaaccccatatctactaaaaatacaaaattagccgggcgtgatggtgcatgcctataatctcagatactcgggaggctgaggcaggagaattgcttgaacccgggaggcggaggttgcggtgagctgagattaggccattgcactccagcctgggaaacaagagcgaaactccatttcgaaaaaaaaaaaaaaattgtaggccttccttaagaaaaataaaataaaattctaggctggccgcggtggctcccgcctgtaatcccagtactttgggaagctgaggcgggtggatcacctgagttaggagtttgagaccagcctggccaacatggtgaaaccccgtctctactaaaaatacaaaaatgagccacgtgtggtggcacccatctgtaatcccagctactcgggaggctgaggcaggagaattgctggaacccaggaggcggaggttgtggtgaactgagatcatgccgctgcactccagcctgggtgacagagcgagacgccatctcaaaaaaataaaacataaaataaaattctaagccctgcaaccaactgaatggacccctcccCTTGGTCAAGGGAACCCCAGAGAAACCTTGGAAGCTTGAGTTCCTGGCCGTAGCAGGAGGGGAGGTCAGACGCGTCTCACTGTACCCCTCCCTCCCTAACCACCATTAGGCTTCTTCACTAAGggctaaacagaaaccagcccttttcAAAGACTCCACACTGCTAATGTGGATTACTGGCTTACCTTCCCAGATACAGATTAAAGACAAGATGAGATTAATGTCTCCTTCACCCTTCCCTGAGAGGTCTGCTTAGttctctccctctgtttccttCTATCTTAGGTAAAATGTACATTTGCTGGGCACTTACTGAAGTCTCACAAGTATGTAACCACTCACCTCACAGCCACCCTCCCCCTTTGAGGGACCACGTGTAATTACTAAACCTCCTGAGAACCTCTTGGGACAAAAACAACCACAGATGTGCTTGTGACTCATGTTCTTCCTGTGGGCACCCTCAAGCTGGCTCAGTAGCCCTCACTTGCTTGAGATCCTGAATCTGTGGGTTGGTATCTTCCATGGTTGCTGGATAATACTCTGCCGTTATCTCTTCGGATATGAATTGCCCCTAGCCCACTATCTGGCCCCTCTCTTTAGGGATCTCTGATTGAACATACGTTAgaccttctctctcctgctgttccTGATCACTCTTCTGTCCTGTAATTGCTGCTCCTTGTGCTGCGTTCTGGGTCATTTCTTCTGGTCTTTTTTCCAGTTTACTAATACTATATTCTGTTATAAAGTCCTTCCAttgaatgtttctttctttctgttttcccaaaCACCAACTCGAAACAGACATTGAGTTTTAATTTTGGTTCCTGTACTTTTTATTGCTAGAAgttctatttggttatttttcaaATCTGCTACATTATTACATaactttttaatagttttttatctttaatagatggtgttgtttttttttttttttttgagacggagtctcgctttgttgtccaggctggagtgcagtggtgcgatctcagctcactgcaacctccacctcccgggttcaagtgattcccctgcctcagtcccccaagtagctgggattacaggcacgcaccaccacgcccggctaattttttgtgttttagtagagacggggtttcaccatgttggccaagacagtctcgatctcctgacctcatgatctgcccacctcggcctcccaaagtgctgggattacagagctgagccaccgcgctgggccttTAATAGATATTTcaagttcatctttttttttctttttttttgcttccttaatttttttttttttttgctataccCCATGCCTCCAAGataacagttttttctttttaatttaaatataatacgGTTTTACTGTGTATCCAAGAATATCTGAAATCTTTTGTGGgtctctttcttttgtcttttgtttctgttgcttcTTGCTGGACTGAGCCTGCTTAAAACAAGTCCCGTTAGCTATAAAGGTTTACCTTAGAAAGTCAGGTGTCTTCCTCTGTAACTCTCTCCTTTTTCCATCTGCCCCAAGGCATTTGTTTATATAAATGTTGACGCAAAGTGAAGTTGTGTCCAGTTCACCTTGGCCAGTAAGGAAGCAGTGTTTGGCAGATGTTGTTACTCCTAATAATGCCAGCCAGTGAGTGAAGCTGACCTGAATGCCTCCCAGGGCTgaggcaatggcacgatcacttAAGCTCAAACCGGAGACAGTTTCACCTTTGTGACTGAATAATGTTCGGTGTAGGCCAGATGCCTGCAGACTACTGTTTGAGGACTGGTGTGGTCTACGGTGTTTCCTTATCACCTGAATGTCTCTGGTCGCCATCCCAGGGGTAGAGCATGGTGTTAGATACGCTAGATGCCTGCCGAAGTAATTATGGGTGAAACATATGATGTCCAAGATTTGCCTTTAAATGCTCCAACACCTCCTCCCAGATTCTGGAGGCCTGTGAAACAATTAGCTATGAAAACTGGTAATTCCTAAAGCTGGGTACGTGGGGGTTCATGATGCCTCTCTCACCTTTTTGGGGGAGAATGACACTTTAATGAGAGCTTGTTGCCTTTTCCTTTTACAGGGTATTGCAGGCATCTTCCTCAGgcctgttttctctgttttccaggctgatgTGATGGCAGACAGGGTTCCCCGCTGCCCGGTGTGCACCGGCGTTGTGAAGCCCGACATTGTGTTCTTTGGGGAGCCGCTGCCCCAAAAGTTCTTGCTGCATGTGGTTGATTTCCCCATGGCAGATCTGCTGCTCATCCTTGGGACCTCCCTGGAGGTTTGTCAGCAGGCCTGtgcagggaggaggctggagggcaggggaagggaggggtACAGGAGTCATCTCATGGGCCCTTCCAGGGCTGGTGCCACTTTTGGAAGGTGAGTGGATTCAGCTGGGGTTCCAGGCTGAGGGAGCAGCAGCCTGTGCAGGAGACAGGAAGGTGGGAAGCTGCTGGGCTTTGGAGGTGGTATAGGTGCGGGTGGGGCACCACGTgtgaggagaagggagaaggatgGGGGCGTGGGGGTGAGGTCGAGGGGCGGGCCTCCCAGGTCAGATCAGGAATACTGATGCTGCAGTGGGAGGAGTGATAAATCCACAGGGACTGTCCCGGGGACGTGGCTGCACCCTTGGGGTCAGAGAGGCCTTTGGAGAGTGGAGAATGGAGCAAGCAGTGCCCGGAGGCTGGTCCTGAAGAAGGTGGTGCTGTGGTCCCCTGAGGGATGGCGAGGAGGGGATTGGACTCGCAGTCTGTGATGTTTTGGGGACGTGAGAAGGAGGCATCTGGCTTGGTCTGTAAGGTCAGGGCACTTGCTGGTGGGGCGTGATTTGGGAGGGAGGGTGCCTGACTCGGTTCTGCATGTGTCTGAGGTGTCTGGGAAACACCCCCTGGATGTGTTCAAGCAGCTGTTCTGCATCTGTGTCTGAAGCTCAGGAAATTCCTAAAAGCTGTGATGAGAGCAAGAAATGAGACCATGAAGTCAGTGTGTGCGTGACTGGATGTAGGCACCAAGGGCAGAAGGGCCAGAAAGACCTGTGCTCAGAGGGGCCCAGGGCAGCCGCAGGGGCCCAGAGCATGTGTTTGTTCAGGCATTCATTGTGTGCtgcctgctgtgtgctgggccctGCTCCAGTGCTTTGGACATACACAGTCAGATGTCAATGTAAGAAGTTATACAGTTTGTTAGGAGATGATTGATGTTATGAGAAAGATAACAAGTAGGATAGAAAGGCTAGAAGGGTTGGGAACCAGCTGCAGTGTCAAATCAGGCAGGTGGAGTTGGATCTAAGAGTTTACCAAGGTGAGGGGGGTCTGGCAGGGGACACTGCACAGGTGACAAGCAGCAAGGAGGGTGGGGCGAAGTCAGCATTGATGGGCACGGGGCTGGAGCAGAGAAGGAGGTGGAGCACAAGTGTCATCTCATGGGAGGCTGGTGCCGCCTCAGAAGGTGAATGGGTTCAGCTTGGGTTCCAGGCCAGAGCCTGAAGTTGAGAGGACTCCGTTGGGTGCTGGGCTGTGAGCCCACCATGGGGGCAAGACTGGGAGCAGCAGACCCAGCAGGGCCCTTGTAGGTACTCACCGGCTGGCACTGGCTGGGGGCCAGGTAAAGCCAGCAGAGGCTGAGGGGTGCTGgagtctgggtgtgtgtgtgaacgCAGAGTGGGTATGCTGGCACAGTGCATGGGAGGGCGTGGATTCCCAAGGACTCCAGGGCTGTGGCTGGAGCAGCTAGAAAGATGGAGCCGCCACTTCCTGAGATGGAGAAGCCTGGTAGGTGGGTTTGGGGGAGCTCAGGAACTCAGCCTGGTTTCCACAGGTTTGAGGATGTGCTGCAGACTGGAGGTGTTGAGCAGGTGGACATGAGTCTGGAGTCCAGGaaggcccagaggcaggagcTGGGGTGCTGGAGTGAGCAGACAGGAGAGCCCAGGGTGTGGACAGACATGAGAATGCCGTGCTATGCCTAGGATGGAGGGACAGACACAGGAGGAGCAGTCAGAGGGGCCATGGTGGTCAGCACAGTGTGGGCTGAGACCAGCTGACCGTGCTGGCCACCAGGTGTGGACACTTGGGCCACCAGCCATCTTTATTGTGGAAGTGAGATGAAAATGGCGTTTTTCCTGATTATAAGTGTACCATGTGTGTCTTTGAAAAGATTCATAcattatataaagatataaagcaAAGGATCAACTTTTTAATCCCACCAACTGTTAACATCTTATTCTGTGTCctctcaggtttcttttttttgtacaaaTGCACATGTACAGGTGGTAATTTTTAACTAAAAGTTGGACAGCACTGTACCTTCTATTCTGCAGCCTGCTGTTTTCACGTAACAATGTGAGTCCATGGAGATCCGCTGCCTTGTTAATGCCGACAGTTTCCCTTACACGGATACGAGGTCCCAACTGAGAGGCCCATGTCTGTAAGGCTGGTGCCATCATGAACCGAGTGAGCTGGTCTCACGCACAGACTCTATCTCACGTGCTTTGTGGACGAAATGTTAATGTGTTTGACTATGGAGTACCACTCCAGATCCCCTTTAGGTGTGACGTAACATGTGGGATGTAAACCATATGATCTTTTCTAAAATCTCAAAAATTCTGAAACATATTCAGCCACAAGAGCTTTAACATAGATTTTGTGGATTTAATACAAAATTTATGTAAGCAATTTCTTACTGATGGACAATGACAATAAATagtatgtaatttttatattaaaagtaatgCTGGGcaaggcaccatggctcacacctgttatcccagcactttgggaggccaaggcaggaagattgcctgaagctaggcatttgagaccagcctgggcaggatagtcagaccttgtctctacaaaaaataaaaagatagccAGGCGTGGTCTGTGTACTtgcagctatttgagaggctgaggaaggaggattgcttgagcccaggagtttgaggttatagtgaactatgatcatgccactgcattccagcctgggtaacagaatgagatcccATGCTGTAGTGAATATCCCTGTGTATCATCCTTATCTACCCATGCAGGTACTCCTGAAAGGTAAATGCTGATAAATATTGAGAACTTGCCTTCCAGAAAGGTGTAACAATTACACTGCCACAAACTGTGTTTTTGTGTAGCCATTTTATCACATCCTCACCAAAACCAAAATCACACAAATCAAATTGGTTaaaaaatgcatgtgtgtgtgtggaggggggtgcggattttgcatttctgtagtaAAGAACGAAGTtcatcttttcatgtttgttggccagttttgtttcttctctttggaTTGTATATTTGTACCTCTTGACCATTTTTCATTGGGTCATTataaattagttttaattttaatataaattaaataatataaatccgttttaatgttaatataaatttctttcttttttttttttttttgagacagagtcttgctctgtctcccaggctggagtgcagtggcgcgatcttggctcactgcaacctccacctcccaggctcaagccattctcctgcctcaacctcccgagtagctgggattacaggcgtgtgccactacgcccagctaagttttgtatttttagtagagatggggtttcaccatgttggccaggctggtcttgaactcctgacctcaggtgatctgcccgcctcggcctcccaaagtgctgggattataggtgtgaaccaccgtgcctggctgttaATATAAATGTCATTATAAATTAGCATTATAAATTAGTTcataaattatatgtttataaatgagTATCAATTAGCAATATAAACTATTGTcatatgttgtaaatatttttgtagtttgatgatgataagtttttaaaaattttaaattttcgaCATAGTAGTTTTATGTAGATACCCAGGTAATAGTATTTACATAGTCAGATCTGCCATTTTCCTTTGTCTTATCTGACTTCAGTTTTTACACCTAAAAAGTTCTTCCCTATCCTTACTTGTAAACCCTCAGTTTTCTTCAAGAACTGTTTTGTTTACATTGAAACCTTTAatccatttgaattttttttcagtggGAGGTAGGAATGGAGTATTTTCCTCCCAGATAATGAGCCAGTTCTAATGCCATTTATTAATGTATCCATTTTTTACCTTGTTCCTCTTAAAAGAAGCTTTGAGAGCTGTATGAAGGAGCCTGATGGCACCGAGCTAGGCCTCTCTAGAGGCTGGGTGGGGAAGACCATGGAGAGACATAACAGTAACTCCTGCTTGGGGGCACCAGCTCCTCTGGGTGCCTGATGCTGGTGGCAGCTGTCACAGCGAGCAGGGCTAGCCAGAGGAGACGGACGAGTCTGTGCTGTTGTCCCTCTGTGGCATGCTGGGAGACAGCGAGGTGGGAAGGACAGGGAGAACAGAACGTGCTCACAAAGAGGAGGTAGGAAGGTTGGATCCCTGATGAGCCTTGGAACGGAGGTGGGGAGAAGCAAGGATGTGTGGAAATAGCAAGaagtggaagagagagaggctgaggggagaaaGAAGTCACTGAGGCCAAGTGGCAGGAGCTCAACTGAAGAAATGAGATTGGTGGTGGGTTTTCCCTAGATCGCAGGGTCTGACTGCCAATCTGCTGCTCCTCCAAGGCCTCAGTGGCTGTGGCATGAAGCATCCTGAGGGGCTCGTAAGGTGGACACTATGCCCCTCACATTTGGGCCATTTTTCAGGTGGAGCCTTTTGCCAGCTTGACCGAGGCCGTGCGGAGCTCAGTTCCCCGACTGCTCATCAACCGGGACTTGGTGGGGCCCTTGGCTTGGCACCCTCGCAGCAGGGACGTGGCCCAGCTGGGGGACGTGGTTCACGGCGTGGAAAGGCTAGTGGAGCTTCTGGGCTGGACAGAAGAGATGCGGGACCTTGTGCAGCGGGAAACTGGGAAGGTACAGACTGCTGAGGAGGACCATCCAAGGGGCTGCCCTTCTCACTGCTCTCGGGTATGGTCCACCTGATAGGGAGCCCCATTGGCTAACACAGTAACAGTAATAGCTGATGATGCTGTGAATCCTGCACCAGGCACTATCTGGACCTGACTGGGTATTACTTTCAATACCTCcatttagagatgaagaaacagatgcTAACAGGCCAAGCAGGGACACGGTCCAGACACTCAGGGCTGATGAGTCTGTATTCTTAACAGACTATCGGCGTTATCTTCACTCCCTAAAATAAAGCAGCCAACAGTGTTCCTCTAAGGCCTGGTATGTGATTCTAAGATGATACGGGTTAAAGAACTTTGAGAAGCTAAAGTTCTCTGCATCTGTGTGGGATGAAGGCTACATTAGTGATGCTTTTCGGAAGTAATTGGTATGAGAGCCATTGATCAATTATAATCTGAGGAAAGCCAAAGAGCCTTGATGCTTTCTAAGAGATTCCAAACCACCTGTAAACAAGTAAAGTTACAGAAAATGCAGTTTCCCATGAGAATCATGTAGCATGCTCAGCCTTGATTAAAGAGTTTTCAATGGGAGGTGGCATTAAGCATTTAAAGTCCAGTGTTATGATTACAGGCAGGTGTAACACTGTCCAAAGGGGATTTCACcagtgtatcagtctgttctcatgctgctcataaaggcatccctgagactgggtaatttataaaggaaagaggtttaatggactcacagttccatatggctgtggggggcctcacaatcatagtggaaggcaaaggaggagcaaagtcacgtcttacatggcggcaggcaagaggacatgtgcaggggaactgccctttataaaactatcagatcttgtgagacttactagcacaagaacagcatgggaaagacccgcccccatgattcagttacttctACTTGGCctcacccttgacacatggggattattacaattcaaggtgagatttgggtggggacacagccaaaccatatcaaccagaATATATCACAGTTGATGCTCCTCTTGCCTTCCAAGGCAGATGTGTTAGGAAATCCTGATCCTTTTTCCTTGTCCACAGCTGTGGCTGCCTCATGGCTTAGGGCCATGGGGTCAGCACTCTCCTCAACCTCCACCAGTCCAAGACCTCCAACCTCTGGTCACAGGCTGATTTTTTACCAATCATGGTCACTTCATTATGGAAGCAGGGAACCCAGCTAACAATGAGGCTTAAACGCTGAGAGGCGAGTGCCTCCTGGCCAGCTCACAAGGCAGCAGAGATCTTACATCAGCCCAGCAGGCTTTTGTGAGGGAGCCTTTTCCTGCTCCGacctcctattttcttttttttgtaagggagtttcactcttgttgcccaagctggagtgcaatggcgcgatcttggctcactgcaaccctgcctcccgggttcaagtgattctcctgcctcagcctcctaagtagctgggattacaggcatgtgccaccatgcctggctaatttttgtacttgtattagagacgggatttcaccatgttagtcaggctggtctcaaactcctgacctcaggtgatccacccgcctcagcctcccaaagtgctgggattataggcgtgagccagcatgtcCGGCCCAACCTCCTGTTTTCATAGAAAAGCAGATTGTAACTCTGGTAGCTCCTGTGGAGTTTTGGAAATGGCCTAATAGGATGTGAACTGTATTATCTAGTTTCACAGAAATGTATGTAAAATGggttatgatttcattttttgttttttaaagaattactATCCAAGGGGTTACTTTTCCAAATAGTGAATGCTTTTAAGCACATGAGCATCAGTACATCTTGATTTGGGTACTTAAAGTCCCATAGAATGAGGCTCTCCATTTAGCCACCCTGTTCTGCCCAGGCCTGCTGGGACCTCTTAGCCCAGCACAGTAGCAGCAGCATTGGCAGAAAGCAGCttgttttgtgaaatattttgcaTGTCTGCAGCTAGAGCTGTTTGACCAGAGATCTGCTGGCCTGCCTGGGTGTGTAAACAGATAGCTGATACCCTCTGTCTTCTGTATTCCAGCTTGATGGACCAGACAAATAGGATGGCTGCCCCCACACAATAAATGGTGACATAGGAGACATCCACATCCCAATTCTGACAAGACCTCATGCCTGAAGACAGCTTGGGCAGGTGAAACCAGAGTATGTGAACTGAGTGGACGCCTGAGGCTGCCACTGGAATGTCTTCTCAGGCCATGAGCTGCACTGACTGGTAGGGCTGTGTCTACATTCAGGGCCACCCCGTCACATATACAAAGGAGCTGCCTGCCTGTTTGCTGTGTTGAATTCTTCACTCTGCTGAAGCTCCTAATGGAAAAAGCTTTCTTCTGACTGTGACCCTCTTGAACTGAAACAGACCGACTGGAATCCCAGACCGAGTCTGCTTTCTGTGCCCAGGTGAACGGCAAGCTCAGCATCTGTTGGATAGAGATCCAGACGGGCCGAGCAGCCCCCAGCCCTCTTCATGTTCCAAAGTGTAGTCTTGAGGCCCTGGTGCTGCACTTCTAGCACGTTGGTCTCCTTTAGTAGGGCTATTTTCAGTGAGAGAAAATCTGTTCTTTCCAGCATGAAATACATTTAATCTCCTCAAAGGGAGTGCAAGTGTTGACATGAGTTGGAAAGGGAACCCTGGCGTCCCCTCTATTGGAACAGTCTGAGGACTGAAGGCATTTGTCCCTGGATTTATTGGAGATGGCCCAGCTCCTCCCTTTGAAGGTGGTCACATTCTGTTGAGTCTCCATACTCAGCCTCTCCTCCAGAAACAGATCTGTTCCAGAGCATTCCAGCACTTTCTATCTGGTCTCCTTGTCCCCACACTACGCCCCCCCACCCTCGCCAGGGCTTCCTCGAGTGACACTGTTAGAGCTAATCTTTGAGACAGGGAAGGCATTACTCACTTAAAACCCAGGCTGAGTCCTGGCCACCTGCTGGATTGTGACATAGGAGGTGGAATCCACTGAGCTCCTACTTCTGCACAGGCTCCTTCTCCTGGGGCTGCACCAAAGCCCAGCTCTGATGGCTCACCCTGTCAGGCACCAGCTGCTCCCTCCTGGGCTCTCACCCACATGCACATCCTCCTTCCTGGCATCAGATTACCTGCGTGTTTCCCCAGACAAAAGCACTTCCCATTCCTGAACCTTGCCTACCCTGGGGTGAGCTGACGGGAATAGATTTAATGACAGTGACTCCCAGCAAGGGGGTCTTTGCTCCTTAATAAGAACAAAAGGTGGAACTGGTGACCTAGAAAAACTGTTGAAttctaaaaagaatgaagttagttTCTAACCCTAGTtaatg encodes the following:
- the SIRT3 gene encoding NAD-dependent protein deacetylase sirtuin-3, mitochondrial isoform X4, coding for MVGAGISTPSGIPDFRSPGSGLYSNLQQYHLPYPEAIFELPFFFHNPKPFFTLAKELYPGNYKPNVTHYFLRLLHDKGLLLRLYTQNIDGLERVSGIPASKLVEAHGTFASATCTVCRRPFPGEDIRADVMADRVPRCPVCTGVVKPDIVFFGEPLPQKFLLHVVDFPMADLLLILGTSLEVEPFASLTEAVRSSVPRLLINRDLVGPLAWHPRSRDVAQLGDVVHGVERLVELLGWTEEMRDLVQRETGKLDGPDK
- the SIRT3 gene encoding NAD-dependent protein deacetylase sirtuin-3, mitochondrial isoform X5, whose amino-acid sequence is MFFLWAPSSWLSSPHLLEILNLWADVMADRVPRCPVCTGVVKPDIVFFGEPLPQKFLLHVVDFPMADLLLILGTSLEVEPFASLTEAVRSSVPRLLINRDLVGPLAWHPRSRDVAQLGDVVHGVERLVELLGWTEEMRDLVQRETGKLDGPDK